From one Chryseobacterium sp. 3008163 genomic stretch:
- a CDS encoding thiol-disulfide oxidoreductase DCC family protein, which produces MEEKWKDKHIVFFDGECGVCNFWVQWILERDKNDQFMFASLQSEFGQKFLSERGLETKQFNTMYLWKPNSYYLIKSHAVLKIANLLGGIYKLSVMGKIFPSFLRDKIYDKISENRMKIANQKCYLPTPHQRKKFIEI; this is translated from the coding sequence ATGGAGGAAAAATGGAAGGATAAACATATTGTGTTTTTTGACGGCGAGTGCGGCGTCTGTAATTTTTGGGTACAATGGATTTTAGAAAGAGACAAAAATGACCAATTTATGTTTGCTTCACTGCAGTCTGAATTCGGACAAAAATTTCTTTCAGAAAGAGGTCTTGAAACCAAACAATTCAACACCATGTATTTGTGGAAACCCAATTCTTATTATTTAATTAAATCTCACGCAGTTTTAAAAATAGCAAATTTATTAGGCGGAATTTACAAACTGTCTGTGATGGGAAAAATCTTCCCTTCATTCTTAAGAGACAAGATTTATGATAAAATTTCTGAGAACAGGATGAAAATTGCGAATCAGAAATGTTATCTACCAACTCCTCATCAAAGAAAGAAATTTATCGAAATTTGA
- a CDS encoding heme-binding domain-containing protein, whose translation MVAFVIIQFFPIDKTNPPVNEGMDFLRIKNTPENIANTIKTSCYDCHSNETKYPWYSSIAPSSWFLKNHINEGRKHLNFSIFATYEPKRQIHKMEECIEMIEKKEMPLESYYVGHQDAKLTDQQRKELVIYLKKQIEDTQIKMQ comes from the coding sequence TTGGTTGCTTTTGTTATCATTCAGTTTTTTCCGATTGATAAAACAAATCCGCCCGTAAATGAAGGAATGGATTTTTTAAGAATTAAAAATACTCCGGAAAACATAGCAAACACGATAAAAACTTCATGCTATGATTGTCATTCAAACGAAACAAAATACCCATGGTATTCTAGTATTGCCCCATCGTCCTGGTTTCTGAAAAACCATATCAATGAAGGGAGAAAACATTTAAACTTCTCTATTTTTGCAACCTACGAACCCAAAAGGCAGATTCATAAAATGGAAGAATGTATTGAGATGATTGAAAAAAAGGAAATGCCTTTAGAATCTTATTACGTCGGTCATCAAGATGCTAAGCTGACTGATCAACAAAGAAAAGAACTCGTTATCTATTTAAAAAAACAAATAGAAGACACGCAGATAAAAATGCAATAA
- the der gene encoding ribosome biogenesis GTPase Der, whose product MSNIVAIVGRPNVGKSTLFNRLLERREAIVDSTSGVTRDRHYGKSDWSGVDFTVIDTGGYEVNSEDVFQEEISKQVQLAIDEATSIIFMMNVEEGLTDTDYEIHEMLRRSKKPVYHVINKVDSSKEELAATEFYQLGIEKYYTLSSATGSGTGEILDAVINDFPTTDYKDPFEGLPKITIAGRPNVGKSTLTNALLDAERNIVTDVAGTTRDSIQTLYNKFGHEFVLVDTAGMRRKSKVNEDLEFYSVMRSIRSIEFSDVVIIMVDATLGWESQDMNIFGLAQKNRKGIVIVVNKWDLIEDKTTNTVRDFEQSIRDKIGQFSDIPILFVSALTKQRILKAVEMAMVVYEDRKKKIKTSKLNEVMLPIFERTPPPANKGKYIKIKYCVQLPTPSPQFVFFCNLPQYVKEAYKRFTENQLRKEFGFTGVPIEVYFRQK is encoded by the coding sequence ATGTCAAATATTGTTGCAATCGTTGGACGTCCCAACGTAGGAAAATCCACACTTTTTAATCGTTTGCTAGAAAGAAGAGAAGCTATCGTAGATTCTACTTCCGGAGTTACCAGAGACCGTCATTACGGAAAATCTGACTGGAGTGGTGTAGACTTTACTGTAATCGATACAGGTGGTTATGAAGTAAACAGCGAAGACGTTTTCCAGGAAGAAATTTCAAAACAGGTTCAGCTGGCAATTGATGAAGCGACGTCAATTATTTTTATGATGAACGTAGAAGAAGGTCTTACAGATACCGACTATGAGATTCATGAGATGTTGAGAAGATCAAAAAAGCCGGTTTATCATGTGATTAATAAAGTTGACTCTTCAAAAGAAGAATTGGCAGCTACAGAATTTTATCAGTTAGGAATTGAAAAATATTACACTTTATCTTCAGCTACAGGTTCCGGAACAGGAGAGATTCTTGATGCTGTGATTAATGATTTCCCGACAACTGATTACAAAGATCCATTCGAAGGTCTTCCAAAAATTACCATTGCAGGTCGTCCAAACGTAGGGAAATCTACTTTAACGAATGCTTTGCTTGATGCTGAAAGAAACATTGTAACGGATGTTGCAGGAACTACAAGAGACAGTATTCAGACCCTTTATAATAAATTCGGACACGAGTTTGTGTTGGTAGATACTGCCGGAATGCGTCGTAAGTCTAAAGTAAATGAAGATTTAGAATTTTATTCTGTAATGAGATCTATTCGTTCTATTGAATTTTCTGATGTTGTTATCATCATGGTTGATGCAACTTTGGGGTGGGAATCTCAGGATATGAATATCTTTGGTTTGGCTCAGAAAAACAGAAAAGGTATTGTAATCGTAGTTAACAAATGGGATTTGATTGAAGACAAAACAACCAATACCGTAAGAGATTTCGAACAATCTATCAGAGATAAAATCGGTCAGTTCAGCGATATTCCAATTCTTTTTGTTTCAGCTTTAACGAAACAGAGAATCCTGAAAGCTGTTGAAATGGCAATGGTTGTTTATGAAGACCGTAAGAAGAAAATCAAAACTTCAAAATTAAATGAGGTAATGCTTCCTATTTTCGAACGTACTCCGCCGCCAGCAAACAAAGGAAAATATATTAAAATCAAATATTGTGTACAGTTGCCGACACCGTCGCCACAATTTGTTTTCTTCTGTAATTTACCGCAGTATGTGAAAGAAGCATACAAACGATTTACAGAAAACCAACTGAGAAAAGAATTTGGTTTCACCGGAGTTCCGATTGAAGTGTATTTCAGACAAAAATAG
- the upp gene encoding uracil phosphoribosyltransferase, giving the protein MTVELSKTFSLVNSWINELRNVEIQHDRMRFRRNMERIGEIAAFEISKDLETKEIEIQTPLDKIKVHEIAVQPVITTILRAGVPLFEGILNYFDRADCGFVAAYRKHDANDYFSIKQDYLTCPNIDGRPLIVADPMLATGASLIEAIKDLLTNGTPSQLHIVAAIASKQGVEKIEKAYPQAKIWVGAIDENLTTKGYITPGLGDAGDLSYGEKLQR; this is encoded by the coding sequence ATGACGGTAGAACTTTCTAAAACTTTTTCTTTAGTTAATTCATGGATTAACGAGCTTCGAAACGTAGAAATTCAGCATGACCGAATGAGATTCCGCAGAAATATGGAGCGCATCGGAGAAATTGCCGCTTTTGAAATCTCTAAAGATTTAGAAACAAAAGAAATTGAAATTCAGACCCCTTTAGATAAAATAAAAGTTCATGAAATTGCCGTTCAGCCAGTGATTACAACCATTTTAAGGGCTGGAGTTCCTTTGTTTGAAGGGATTTTAAATTATTTCGACAGAGCTGACTGTGGTTTTGTAGCAGCTTACAGAAAGCATGACGCAAATGATTATTTCTCCATAAAGCAAGATTATTTAACCTGCCCGAATATCGACGGAAGACCATTAATTGTCGCAGATCCTATGTTGGCAACTGGCGCATCTTTAATTGAAGCTATCAAAGATTTACTAACCAACGGAACGCCTTCTCAACTACACATCGTTGCAGCTATTGCATCAAAACAAGGTGTTGAAAAGATTGAAAAGGCTTATCCACAGGCAAAAATATGGGTCGGTGCTATTGATGAAAATTTAACGACGAAAGGTTATATAACTCCAGGTTTAGGAGATGCGGGAGATTTGAGTTATGGCGAAAAATTGCAGAGATAA
- a CDS encoding alpha/beta fold hydrolase, translated as MRNLILLHGALGHSDLFNPYLNALSESFNVYTPLFSGHGNTELPTNGITIEKYIQELSEFIEKKNLEDVCIFGHSMGGYVALCYTLENPEKVNSVMTLGTKFDWTEEQALKESKMLNPDIIIEKIPKYAELLESQHGSKWKKLLPEIAEMMISLGKNPPLHDEVLKNIEIPVQIMVGDQDNMVTIEESTAVCRKLTKGKLAVLPNTKHPLEKVRADLLLNLMQDLWSLP; from the coding sequence ATGAGGAACCTTATTTTATTACATGGTGCATTGGGTCACAGTGATCTATTTAATCCTTATCTGAATGCGCTTTCAGAATCTTTCAATGTTTATACCCCATTGTTTTCGGGACACGGAAACACAGAACTGCCGACGAACGGAATTACGATTGAAAAATACATCCAGGAATTAAGTGAATTTATTGAAAAGAAAAATCTGGAAGATGTTTGTATTTTCGGGCACAGTATGGGTGGCTACGTTGCGCTTTGTTATACTTTAGAAAATCCTGAAAAAGTAAATTCAGTCATGACATTAGGAACCAAGTTTGACTGGACAGAAGAACAAGCATTGAAAGAAAGTAAAATGCTGAATCCTGATATTATTATAGAAAAAATTCCAAAATATGCCGAATTATTAGAATCTCAGCATGGTTCAAAATGGAAAAAATTACTTCCTGAAATTGCTGAAATGATGATTTCTTTGGGTAAAAATCCACCGTTACATGATGAAGTTTTAAAGAATATCGAAATTCCGGTTCAGATTATGGTCGGAGATCAGGACAATATGGTTACAATTGAGGAAAGCACAGCAGTTTGCAGAAAACTTACAAAAGGAAAATTGGCCGTACTTCCCAACACAAAACATCCGCTAGAAAAAGTACGAGCAGATCTACTTCTCAATTTGATGCAAGATTTGTGGAGTCTGCCTTAA
- a CDS encoding ComF family protein: MILDLFFPNRCIHCNRIIDGNLLVCSICFEQIHFTHFDYLSENSLKEKCKLLFPIENAYALMQFEQENLSRKIIHQLKYRSREKTGKTVADWVTERLDFKSEKPDVLVSVPLHPKKEKERGYNQLHLFTKTLSDSYGIPFEHHLLKRNHYSKAQALKDKQHRLETQNTFSLTKKISNQHILLIDDVFTTGNTLATIAWEILKEGNNKVSILVMAMDE; the protein is encoded by the coding sequence ATGATTTTAGATTTATTTTTCCCAAACCGCTGCATTCATTGCAATAGAATTATTGATGGCAACTTACTTGTTTGCAGTATTTGTTTTGAACAGATTCACTTTACTCATTTTGATTATTTATCTGAAAACAGCTTAAAAGAAAAATGCAAATTGTTATTTCCGATTGAGAATGCATACGCTTTGATGCAGTTTGAACAGGAAAACTTAAGCCGGAAAATCATTCACCAATTAAAGTACAGAAGTCGAGAAAAAACCGGAAAAACTGTTGCAGATTGGGTGACAGAAAGATTAGATTTTAAAAGCGAAAAGCCGGATGTACTAGTCAGCGTTCCTCTTCATCCGAAGAAAGAAAAGGAAAGAGGTTATAATCAATTGCATCTGTTCACAAAAACGCTTTCTGATTCTTATGGAATTCCATTTGAGCATCATTTACTGAAGAGAAATCATTACTCAAAAGCTCAAGCGTTGAAAGATAAACAACACCGTCTTGAAACTCAAAATACTTTCTCATTAACAAAAAAGATTTCTAATCAACACATCTTATTGATTGATGATGTTTTTACAACCGGAAATACTTTGGCAACAATTGCATGGGAAATTCTGAAAGAAGGAAATAATAAAGTGAGCATTTTGGTAATGGCAATGGATGAATAG
- a CDS encoding helix-turn-helix transcriptional regulator has product MNSDSDFIKTVFGLKLKQQRQKKNWSLQDLAVKTGLSKSYLNEIENGKKYPKHDKIIQLSEALNCTFDDLVSTKLDKSLAPFNEILQSDFFKEVPLDLFGINKNNLISIISDAPKKVTAFINTLIEISQNYNLGKERFYFAVLRSFQELYDNYFPDIEEKVIQFANENQLEISKNLKSEILETILIEKFNYAIQTENFETYGTLDHLRSLFIPEKKLLLLNNKLEKDQKTFILAKEIGFNVLELKNRPNTYSWIDFGSFEEILNNFYASYFAGALLISKGQIIENTSNFFSQNNWESTSFENLIENFTNSPETFYYRLTNILSSELGIRDLFYLCLVKKKNSDKIQILKELHLNHQQAPHANATNEHYCRRWIAVKNLDHLKENETLTDAQISHYKDQGISYLVISTSQKNPFSDGSNRSYCLGILLNTQTIKKSIL; this is encoded by the coding sequence ATGAATTCGGATAGTGACTTTATCAAAACAGTTTTTGGGCTAAAACTGAAACAGCAACGACAAAAGAAAAATTGGTCTTTACAAGATCTTGCCGTGAAAACAGGTTTGTCTAAATCTTATCTTAACGAAATCGAAAACGGAAAAAAATATCCCAAACACGACAAAATCATTCAGCTTTCTGAAGCTCTCAACTGTACTTTTGACGATTTGGTTTCAACAAAATTGGATAAAAGCTTAGCTCCTTTCAATGAAATTTTACAATCCGATTTTTTTAAAGAAGTCCCCTTAGATCTTTTCGGAATTAATAAAAATAATCTAATCAGCATTATCAGCGATGCGCCCAAAAAAGTAACCGCTTTTATTAATACATTGATAGAAATTTCGCAGAATTATAATTTAGGAAAAGAAAGATTTTACTTTGCTGTTCTACGGTCTTTTCAGGAATTATATGACAATTATTTTCCTGACATTGAAGAAAAAGTGATTCAGTTTGCTAATGAAAATCAATTAGAGATTAGCAAAAATTTAAAGTCTGAAATTTTGGAAACGATTTTAATTGAAAAGTTTAATTATGCAATTCAAACAGAAAATTTTGAAACATATGGAACTTTAGATCATCTCCGTTCGTTATTTATTCCAGAGAAAAAATTATTGTTACTTAATAATAAACTTGAGAAAGATCAGAAAACTTTCATTCTCGCGAAGGAGATTGGGTTTAATGTTTTGGAGCTCAAAAACCGCCCCAATACTTATTCATGGATTGATTTCGGAAGTTTTGAAGAAATACTGAATAACTTCTACGCTTCTTATTTTGCAGGAGCATTATTGATTTCAAAAGGACAAATCATTGAAAACACTTCTAATTTTTTTTCACAAAACAATTGGGAATCAACAAGTTTTGAAAACCTCATCGAAAATTTCACAAATTCTCCCGAAACTTTCTATTATCGACTGACCAATATTCTCTCATCCGAATTGGGAATCAGAGATTTGTTTTATTTATGTTTAGTTAAAAAGAAAAATTCAGATAAAATTCAGATTTTAAAAGAGTTACACCTCAACCACCAACAAGCTCCGCACGCAAATGCTACCAATGAACATTATTGCCGAAGATGGATTGCCGTGAAAAATCTCGATCATTTAAAGGAAAATGAAACTTTAACCGATGCGCAAATTTCGCACTATAAAGATCAAGGAATAAGTTATCTGGTCATTTCTACCTCCCAGAAAAACCCTTTTTCAGATGGAAGCAACCGAAGTTATTGTTTGGGAATTTTACTGAATACGCAAACGATCAAAAAATCAATTTTATAA
- the aceB gene encoding malate synthase A produces the protein METKTQLKINVENQFEKLFTSELVDFLVELHQNFNPKRLQLLEERKKTQQEFDKGILPKFLSETEEIRNGDWVCSPLPADLLDRRVEITGPVDRKMIINALNSGASTFMADFEDSNSPTWNNCMEGQINLSDAINRKIDFTNEQGKSYELNEKTAVLLVRPRGLHLNEKHIEINDEQASASLVDFGIYFFRNAKQLLENGSAPYFYLPKLEHYKEARWWNEVFVFAQNYLEIPKSTIKATVLVETITASFQIDEILFELKEHSSGLNCGRWDYIFSFIKKFRNLPHFIVPDRDQVTMASPFMSAYSKRVIEICHKRNVHAIGGMAAQIPIKNDYEANSQAFGKVRNDKEREVKNGHDGTWVAHPALVSVAKDIFDQYMPSKNQIDKKFDYQITENDLLEIPKGEITENGVRKNINVGILYIESWLMGTGAAAIYNLMEDAATAEISRTQIWQWLKNDAVLNDDRVLTREMILQWEFEELERIEKYVGQERFRNGKFNLAKELFNELIFCEEFEEFLTLKAYPFI, from the coding sequence ATGGAAACTAAGACTCAATTAAAAATAAATGTAGAAAATCAGTTTGAAAAGCTTTTCACCTCAGAATTAGTTGATTTCTTGGTAGAGCTTCATCAAAATTTTAATCCTAAACGATTACAGCTTTTAGAGGAAAGAAAAAAAACTCAACAGGAATTTGATAAAGGAATTCTTCCTAAGTTTTTATCTGAAACTGAAGAAATAAGAAATGGAGATTGGGTATGTTCTCCGCTTCCGGCAGATTTACTGGATCGTAGAGTTGAAATTACTGGTCCGGTTGACAGAAAAATGATTATTAATGCTTTGAACTCAGGCGCGTCTACTTTTATGGCAGATTTTGAAGACAGTAATTCTCCCACTTGGAATAATTGTATGGAAGGGCAAATCAATCTTTCTGACGCAATCAATCGAAAAATTGACTTCACAAATGAGCAAGGAAAATCATATGAGTTAAATGAAAAAACAGCCGTTCTTCTTGTTCGTCCGAGAGGTTTGCATTTAAATGAAAAACATATTGAAATTAATGACGAGCAAGCTTCAGCTTCATTAGTTGATTTTGGAATTTATTTTTTCAGAAATGCAAAGCAATTATTGGAAAATGGAAGTGCACCATATTTTTATCTTCCGAAATTAGAGCATTATAAAGAAGCACGTTGGTGGAATGAAGTTTTTGTTTTTGCCCAAAATTATTTGGAAATTCCAAAAAGTACGATCAAAGCAACGGTTTTGGTGGAGACAATCACCGCTTCTTTTCAGATTGATGAAATATTATTTGAATTAAAAGAACACAGCTCTGGTTTGAATTGCGGACGATGGGATTATATTTTTTCTTTCATTAAAAAATTCAGAAATCTTCCTCATTTTATTGTGCCCGACAGGGATCAGGTAACCATGGCTTCCCCTTTTATGAGTGCTTATTCAAAAAGAGTGATTGAGATTTGCCACAAAAGAAATGTTCATGCGATTGGCGGAATGGCGGCGCAAATTCCAATTAAAAATGATTATGAAGCGAATAGTCAGGCTTTCGGAAAAGTGAGAAATGACAAAGAACGGGAAGTGAAAAATGGTCACGACGGAACTTGGGTAGCTCACCCTGCATTAGTTTCTGTAGCAAAGGATATTTTCGATCAATACATGCCCTCGAAAAATCAGATTGATAAAAAATTTGATTATCAAATTACGGAAAATGACTTGTTGGAAATTCCAAAAGGTGAAATTACAGAAAATGGAGTTCGGAAAAATATCAATGTCGGAATTTTATATATCGAAAGTTGGTTAATGGGAACCGGAGCTGCAGCAATTTATAATTTGATGGAAGATGCTGCAACTGCAGAAATTTCAAGAACTCAAATCTGGCAATGGCTGAAAAATGATGCTGTTTTAAATGATGATCGAGTGTTGACAAGAGAGATGATTCTTCAGTGGGAATTTGAAGAATTGGAGCGTATTGAAAAATATGTTGGTCAAGAGCGTTTTAGAAACGGGAAATTCAATTTAGCTAAAGAACTTTTTAATGAATTGATTTTCTGTGAAGAATTCGAAGAATTTCTAACATTGAAAGCTTATCCATTTATTTAA
- the aceA gene encoding isocitrate lyase: MMKTRQEQIQNLEKDWLTNPRWNGIKRPYTAEDVLKLRGSYKLDYTIATEMSKKFWEQLNNQDFVAGLGALTGNQAVQEVDAGLEAIYLSGWQVAADANLSGEMYPDQSLYPANSVPSVVKKINNALLRADQIQSVNGGGEKKYLVPIIADAEAGFGGNLNAYELMKQMIEAGAAAVHFEDQLSSAKKCGHLGGKVLVPTQEAINKLIAARLASDVAGVPSVIVARTDADAADLLTSDIDERDRKFVTGERTSEGFYVVKNGVEQGIDRGLSYAPYADLIWMETSNPDLDYARKFAEGIHAKFPGKTLAYNCSPSFNWAAKLSVDEMLNFREELAKMGYKFQFITLAGFHALNTAMFELALAYKERGMAGYSELQEREFALQNKGFRAVKHQSFVGTGYFDEIQNVVTSGSSATVAMKDSTETAQFH, from the coding sequence ATTATGAAAACAAGACAAGAACAAATCCAGAATTTAGAGAAGGACTGGTTGACCAATCCTCGCTGGAACGGAATAAAAAGACCTTACACAGCAGAAGATGTATTGAAGCTACGAGGTTCTTATAAATTAGATTATACAATCGCAACAGAAATGTCAAAGAAATTCTGGGAACAATTAAATAATCAGGATTTTGTTGCCGGATTAGGAGCTTTGACGGGAAATCAAGCAGTTCAGGAAGTTGATGCAGGTTTGGAAGCTATCTATCTTTCAGGATGGCAGGTTGCAGCAGATGCGAATTTATCTGGTGAAATGTATCCAGACCAATCGTTATATCCTGCGAACTCAGTGCCTTCTGTGGTGAAAAAAATAAATAATGCTTTGTTAAGAGCAGATCAAATTCAGTCAGTAAATGGAGGCGGAGAAAAAAAATATTTAGTTCCGATTATTGCTGATGCTGAAGCTGGTTTTGGTGGAAATCTCAACGCATATGAATTGATGAAGCAAATGATTGAAGCCGGAGCCGCAGCAGTACATTTTGAAGATCAGTTGTCTTCTGCGAAAAAATGTGGTCATTTAGGCGGGAAAGTTTTGGTTCCGACTCAGGAAGCGATCAATAAGTTGATTGCAGCACGTTTGGCTTCTGATGTTGCAGGTGTTCCGAGTGTGATTGTTGCAAGAACAGACGCGGATGCAGCAGATCTTTTGACTTCGGATATTGACGAAAGAGACAGGAAATTTGTAACAGGAGAAAGAACTTCAGAAGGATTTTATGTAGTGAAAAATGGAGTAGAACAGGGAATTGATAGAGGTTTATCTTATGCTCCGTATGCGGATTTAATTTGGATGGAAACGTCTAATCCTGATTTAGATTACGCAAGAAAATTTGCAGAAGGAATTCATGCTAAATTTCCTGGTAAAACGTTGGCTTACAATTGTTCACCATCTTTCAATTGGGCAGCAAAGCTTTCGGTTGATGAAATGCTGAATTTCAGAGAAGAATTGGCGAAAATGGGATACAAATTCCAATTTATTACTTTAGCAGGTTTCCATGCGTTGAATACGGCGATGTTTGAATTGGCTTTGGCGTATAAAGAAAGAGGAATGGCAGGGTATTCTGAATTGCAGGAACGAGAATTTGCTTTACAGAATAAGGGTTTCAGAGCGGTGAAACATCAGTCTTTTGTAGGAACGGGTTATTTTGATGAGATTCAGAATGTTGTGACCAGCGGTTCTTCTGCAACGGTTGCGATGAAAGATTCTACGGAAACGGCGCAGTTCCATTAA
- a CDS encoding 6-pyruvoyl trahydropterin synthase family protein, which yields MIRITKIFTFETAHVLYNYDGKCKNMHGHSYKLFVTVKGKPINDLENPKNGMVVDFGDIKAIVKAEIVDVWDHSVLINGVSPHREMGEELENKGQKVIYCNFQPTCENMLYAIAAKIKAKLPADVSLAYLKLHETENSYGEWFAEDNQ from the coding sequence ATGATACGTATTACAAAAATTTTTACATTCGAGACTGCTCATGTGTTGTACAATTATGATGGGAAATGTAAAAATATGCACGGACATTCTTACAAACTCTTCGTTACCGTAAAGGGAAAACCAATCAATGATCTGGAAAATCCTAAAAACGGAATGGTTGTAGATTTCGGAGATATTAAAGCTATTGTAAAAGCTGAAATTGTTGATGTTTGGGATCATTCGGTGTTGATCAACGGGGTTTCTCCGCATAGAGAGATGGGCGAAGAATTAGAAAATAAAGGTCAGAAAGTTATTTACTGCAACTTTCAGCCAACCTGTGAAAATATGTTGTACGCCATCGCTGCAAAAATAAAAGCAAAACTTCCTGCTGATGTTTCTTTGGCTTACTTGAAGCTCCACGAGACAGAAAATTCTTACGGAGAATGGTTTGCGGAAGATAATCAATAA
- a CDS encoding UDP-2,3-diacylglucosamine diphosphatase, with product MLKTTINLEPGKKVYFASDQHFGAPDPKQSKIREEKFIRWMNEIKEDAQVLFLMGDLFDFWHEWKHVIPKGYVRVLGKIAELKDSGVQVYFFVGNHDLWMKDYLEEEIGCTVFYKKQYFEIAGKQFLLAHGDGLGPGDKGYKRMKKVFTNPVAQWFFKWLHPDIAMKIALYMSQKNKMISGDEDKAFLGEDKEFLIIYSKEKLKTEKIDYFIYGHRHLPMVLDLNQNSKYINLGDWISYFTYGVFQHDFELKTFEQK from the coding sequence GTGCTAAAGACAACCATCAATTTAGAGCCGGGAAAGAAGGTGTATTTTGCATCAGATCAGCATTTTGGTGCTCCAGATCCGAAACAGAGCAAAATTCGGGAAGAAAAATTTATCCGTTGGATGAATGAGATCAAAGAAGATGCTCAGGTTTTGTTTTTAATGGGTGATTTGTTTGATTTTTGGCACGAATGGAAACATGTAATCCCGAAAGGTTATGTGCGTGTCCTAGGGAAAATAGCTGAGTTGAAAGACAGCGGTGTTCAGGTTTATTTTTTTGTAGGTAATCACGATCTCTGGATGAAAGATTATCTGGAAGAAGAGATAGGATGCACTGTTTTTTATAAAAAGCAATATTTTGAAATCGCAGGAAAACAGTTTCTACTGGCTCACGGAGATGGTTTGGGACCAGGTGATAAAGGATACAAAAGAATGAAAAAAGTCTTTACAAATCCCGTAGCACAGTGGTTTTTCAAATGGTTACATCCCGATATTGCGATGAAGATTGCATTGTACATGTCTCAAAAAAACAAAATGATTTCCGGAGATGAAGACAAAGCTTTTTTGGGAGAAGATAAAGAGTTTTTGATTATTTACTCGAAAGAGAAATTGAAAACTGAAAAGATTGATTACTTTATTTATGGCCACCGTCATTTGCCGATGGTTTTAGATTTAAATCAAAATTCAAAATACATCAATCTTGGAGACTGGATTTCTTATTTCACCTACGGAGTTTTTCAACATGATTTTGAACTGAAAACTTTTGAGCAGAAATAA
- a CDS encoding acyl transferase, whose protein sequence is MKSIFDIKTEQEFLDVALTTFRYQYRNIEVYRKFVDYLNIDVETVKSIEKIPFLPIEMFKNHQILDKNISTDLYFQSSGTTQMNLSKHFIANENIYQESIYKSFEQFIGKPEDFIFLGLLPSYLEKQNSSLIYMVDYLMKKSDKPENGYFLYNHEDLSKLLNELKDKKVILFGVSFALLDFLDYCHSERSEESLNSLKNLVVIETGGMKGRKEEMTKDELLKILQNGFKTEKIYSEYSMTELLSQAYSLGENIYECPNWMRVLVRNVEDPFSYETAGKTGAINIIDLANIHSCSFIATQDLGKLLTEDEKKFQVLGRIDHSDIRGCSLLVS, encoded by the coding sequence TTGAAAAGTATATTTGACATAAAGACCGAACAAGAATTTCTGGATGTGGCACTGACTACTTTTCGGTATCAGTACAGAAATATTGAGGTCTACAGAAAATTTGTTGATTATCTCAACATCGACGTAGAAACAGTTAAGTCTATCGAAAAGATTCCTTTTCTGCCGATTGAAATGTTTAAAAATCATCAGATCTTAGACAAAAATATTTCTACTGATTTGTATTTTCAAAGTTCGGGAACGACGCAGATGAATTTGTCTAAACATTTCATTGCTAACGAAAATATTTATCAGGAAAGTATTTACAAAAGTTTCGAACAGTTTATTGGAAAGCCTGAAGATTTTATATTTTTAGGATTGCTACCAAGTTATCTGGAAAAACAAAATTCATCACTGATTTACATGGTCGATTATTTGATGAAAAAATCAGACAAGCCTGAAAACGGATATTTTCTTTACAATCATGAGGATTTATCCAAGCTTTTAAATGAATTAAAGGATAAAAAAGTAATTCTTTTCGGAGTTTCTTTTGCGCTTTTGGATTTTCTAGATTATTGTCATTCTGAACGAAGTGAAGAATCTCTAAATTCTTTAAAGAATTTAGTAGTAATAGAAACGGGAGGAATGAAAGGGCGTAAAGAAGAAATGACAAAAGACGAGCTGTTGAAAATTCTTCAGAATGGTTTTAAAACCGAGAAAATTTATTCAGAATATTCAATGACCGAATTGCTTTCACAGGCGTATTCTTTAGGTGAAAACATCTACGAATGTCCAAATTGGATGCGTGTTTTGGTCAGAAATGTAGAAGATCCTTTCAGTTATGAAACTGCGGGAAAAACAGGAGCTATCAACATCATCGACTTGGCAAATATTCATTCTTGTTCGTTCATAGCAACACAGGATTTAGGCAAATTGTTGACAGAAGATGAAAAGAAATTTCAGGTGTTGGGAAGAATTGATCATTCGGATATTCGGGGCTGTAGCTTGTTAGTTAGTTAG